The Streptomyces sp. NBC_00459 DNA segment CGGTACGCCGAGGTCGCGGTGAAGGTGCGCGCGCTGTTCGAGAAGTACGAGCTGGAGTACGTCACCGGTCCGCTGCCCAAGCAGGTGTTCTCCGCGTGGCACAAGGTCTTCCGGCTCTCGCTGCCGAACAAGAAGCCCAAGGTCAAGACACCGGATCGCGAGCAGGAGCTCGTCGCGGCCTGATTCCCGGTATTGGTTCAGTTCTTTCGGCCGTACGGCGCCGCCGCCGGGTTCGGTGAGATCCGTTGCGGACGGTGGGCGTCCGCGAAGGCGGACCATCCGACGCGGGATGCGGGGCAGCCCGGCGTCCGGCTGCACTGCCTGGACGTGCGCAGGAATCTCAGCGCACAGCCCCGGCGTGGTGTCGCCACGCGCTGTCCCAGCCCTGCTGCCGGGGCGGGTGGGTGAGCCGAAGTGGGACAGGTGACAGAGCCTGGTCTGTTTCGGCGCGGGGCGGGTGGTACTGCGCTCCAGGCGCGGCACCGAGACGGCCGGCCTCCCCCGAGGTGATCGCCGGGACCGCGCAGCTGCCGGAGGCGACGGCGCTGGACGGGGTTGTGTGACCTGCACGGGCGTCTTGAGTGCTCGGCTGTCTCATTGAACTCGTCGGGCGATCCCGGTCGCCCTGCCCATCAGCCATTCGAGCGGTCCCCGTGGGAAGAAGCGGGACCATACGGTGGCCAGGACGGCGACAGAGGTGACGAAGCCGAGCAGGACGTACAGCGGCTGAACGGTCAGGGTCTCGGTGTCCAGGAGCCAGATGGCAACGATGTGGGAGACGTACGCCGTCAGCGACATCGTGCCGACCGCGATGACGGGCTTGGCCAGGCGGCGCAGCCGGGGAAGGGCGTCCATGGCGGCCAGGCACACGGTGATCACGAGGATCGCCACACCGGTGGCGCCCACGATGGACAGGGTCGCCTCGCTGTGCGGGGCGGAGGCCAGCATCCCGGCGGGGATGTCGCCGAAGATGCCGATGCTGTCGGGCGATACGGACGGCATCGACGATCCGGACGGCATGGATGACATGCCCGAACCGTGTTCGGCTTTCCGGACGGCTTCGGCGGCACCGGGCACGAGACGCACCGCCAGCCAGGAGCCGCCGTAGGCGGTGACGGCGAGGGCGACACCGGTTAGGGCAAGGCGTATCCGGACAGCCGTGGCGGCCAGGTCGCAGCGGGCGACAGCCATGCCGGCGATGACGAACGGGACCCAGGTCAGGGCCGGATAGCCGCCGGTGAAGAACAGCGAGACGGGCCCGTCGGCCTGGCCGTGGGAGAGGAATACGCGGCCGCCGACCACCGGCTTCAGCGCGTACAGCAGCTGAGGGCCCACCAGGGACCAGCCCAGCGCGATCAGCGCCAGCGGCTTGGTGCCCAACCGGTACAGCGGGAGCACGAGCAGGAAGAACAGCCCGTAGAAGGCGAGGATCGGCACGACCGGGGTGCCGGTCAAGGTCAGGGCGGTGCCGAGGGCCATCAGGATCACGGCCCGGATGACGACCTTTGCGACGGCCTGGCGGCCGGCCAGACCGGTCTTCGGTGTGTGGCGCCCCGTGATGAGGGCGACCGCGAAGCCGGCCAGAACGGCGAACAGGGCGGAGGAACGGCCTTGTGCCAGCTCCATCAGGAAGCCGATGACACCGCCCTGGCCCGGGGCGGGGCCCACATGGACCGCGTACATGCCGAAGACGGCCAGGCCGCGGGCCAGGTCCAGTCCGACCAGCCGGCCCATGCCGGGCGCGCCCGTCGTGGGCTCACCGCGCTCATGGTCAGGGGATGGTGCGACGGCCGACGAGGAGTCTGCGCGCTGTGTCATGGCTCTCAGGCTGGAGTCCGGGCGAGCCGCGGTGTATCCGGCAGAGGGCTGCCGTGACCCTGCCGACCGGAGGGCGATACCCCGCCGGGTGGCTGGAGCTGCCACCCGAGACGCTGCAGGGACGCTCCGGGGCTTTAGGGTCGAGGCGGTACGAGCCGGGCGGTAGGGACGAAGGTGAGGCGGAGGGCACGTGATCCGGGTAGTGGTGGTGGACGACGAGGCTTTGGTCCGCTCGGGGTTCGGGCTCATTCTCGGCACGTCCGAGGACATCGAGGTCGTCGCGACCGCGAGCGGCGGCGATGCCGTGGACACCGTCCGCCGGGAGCGGCCCGACGTGGTGCTGCTGGACATCCGGATGCCGGACGTCGACGGACTCACCGTCCTGCGCGAGCTGCGGACGATGCCGG contains these protein-coding regions:
- a CDS encoding DUF6207 family protein, encoding MVQFFRPYGAAAGFGEIRCGRWASAKADHPTRDAGQPGVRLHCLDVRRNLSAQPRRGVATRCPSPAAGAGG
- a CDS encoding DUF418 domain-containing protein, which translates into the protein MTQRADSSSAVAPSPDHERGEPTTGAPGMGRLVGLDLARGLAVFGMYAVHVGPAPGQGGVIGFLMELAQGRSSALFAVLAGFAVALITGRHTPKTGLAGRQAVAKVVIRAVILMALGTALTLTGTPVVPILAFYGLFFLLVLPLYRLGTKPLALIALGWSLVGPQLLYALKPVVGGRVFLSHGQADGPVSLFFTGGYPALTWVPFVIAGMAVARCDLAATAVRIRLALTGVALAVTAYGGSWLAVRLVPGAAEAVRKAEHGSGMSSMPSGSSMPSVSPDSIGIFGDIPAGMLASAPHSEATLSIVGATGVAILVITVCLAAMDALPRLRRLAKPVIAVGTMSLTAYVSHIVAIWLLDTETLTVQPLYVLLGFVTSVAVLATVWSRFFPRGPLEWLMGRATGIARRVQ